Proteins encoded by one window of Desulfovibrio ferrophilus:
- a CDS encoding protein-glutamate methylesterase/protein-glutamine glutaminase, with protein sequence MVTVVVVDDSAFMRKAIATMLEKDPKIKVVASARNGQEGLELIRKHQPDVVTLDIEMPKMDGLTALKHIMMEMPRPVLMISSLTTEGAESTLKAMELGAVDFIPKQLSKVSLDIIKIEEDLRNKVLTLGARRFRAPGRPVARTTRPGAAPAPSAPPRRPMARPKTGQKRDVVAIGVSTGGPPAVQKVLSGLPADFPAGILIAQHMPGAFTGPFAKRLDGISALRVKEAENGEQFRAGTVYVAPGGKHLRIEQKVSRINIIVGEEPKEALYKPSANELITSVANGVGRRALGVILTGMGNDGMEGIRVLKSRGGRALAQSDATCVVYGMPKAIVDNELADEIIDIDDMSAAIVDNLYA encoded by the coding sequence GTGGTAACCGTTGTCGTTGTCGACGATTCCGCCTTCATGCGCAAGGCCATCGCCACGATGCTCGAAAAGGACCCCAAGATCAAAGTTGTCGCCTCGGCCCGCAACGGCCAGGAAGGCCTTGAACTGATTCGCAAGCACCAGCCCGATGTCGTTACTCTGGACATCGAAATGCCCAAGATGGATGGCTTGACTGCGCTCAAGCACATCATGATGGAGATGCCGCGGCCTGTACTCATGATCAGTTCGCTGACGACCGAGGGCGCGGAATCCACGCTGAAAGCCATGGAGCTTGGCGCGGTGGATTTCATCCCCAAACAGCTTTCCAAGGTGTCGCTCGACATCATCAAAATTGAAGAAGATCTGCGCAACAAGGTGCTTACTCTGGGGGCACGCAGGTTTCGCGCTCCGGGGCGTCCTGTTGCGCGTACTACCCGGCCCGGTGCGGCACCTGCTCCGTCCGCACCTCCGCGCAGGCCCATGGCTCGCCCCAAGACTGGGCAGAAGCGTGACGTGGTTGCCATTGGTGTCTCCACCGGAGGACCACCGGCCGTGCAAAAGGTGCTTTCCGGGTTGCCTGCAGATTTTCCTGCAGGCATTCTCATTGCTCAGCATATGCCCGGTGCGTTTACCGGGCCCTTTGCCAAGCGGTTGGATGGGATCTCTGCGCTACGTGTGAAGGAAGCAGAAAACGGTGAGCAATTTAGGGCCGGTACGGTTTATGTGGCCCCTGGAGGCAAGCATCTGCGGATTGAGCAGAAAGTGAGCCGCATCAATATCATCGTCGGCGAAGAACCCAAAGAGGCCCTATACAAGCCTTCTGCCAACGAGTTGATCACCTCCGTTGCCAATGGTGTCGGGCGCCGAGCTTTGGGTGTTATTTTGACCGGGATGGGCAATGACGGTATGGAAGGAATAAGAGTGCTGAAAAGCCGCGGTGGCAGGGCCCTGGCCCAAAGTGACGCGACTTGTGTTGTCTACGGTATGCCCAAGGCGATCGTGGACAACGAGCTTGCAGACGAAATTATTGATATCGACGACATGTCCGCCGCTATTGTCGACAACCTCTATGCCTAA
- a CDS encoding substrate-binding periplasmic protein, producing MKKTMLLALGLVCIFSSYALAANNTIRISTSYESLLSTPGQTGMLDQILKEAFRRIGVEAEIVFTPNERSLVAVNDGMLDGEINRIAGMEKTYPNLVQVPESNMTMHFVAFATRDIPISGWESLRSLRVGIENGWKILERNTEGFPHLTRLMNASHLFSMLHRDRLDVVLYSKLGGYELVRSLRCDHVHHLDPPLESREMFLYVHKAHQWLAVPVAEALREMKRDGTYDRIVRNTTGYLR from the coding sequence ATGAAAAAAACGATGTTATTGGCTTTAGGGCTTGTCTGTATTTTTAGTTCTTATGCGCTTGCTGCCAATAATACTATTCGCATCAGCACATCTTATGAATCGCTTTTGTCCACACCTGGACAGACAGGTATGCTGGATCAGATTCTCAAGGAAGCCTTTCGGCGAATCGGCGTCGAAGCCGAAATCGTTTTCACACCCAATGAACGATCCTTGGTGGCTGTCAATGATGGAATGCTTGATGGCGAAATAAATCGCATAGCTGGCATGGAGAAAACCTACCCTAACTTGGTCCAGGTCCCTGAATCCAACATGACGATGCACTTTGTTGCTTTTGCCACGAGAGATATTCCCATCTCCGGCTGGGAGAGTCTTCGTTCTTTGAGGGTGGGGATTGAAAATGGATGGAAGATATTGGAACGCAACACCGAGGGCTTCCCCCATCTAACTCGCCTCATGAATGCAAGCCATTTGTTTAGCATGCTGCACAGGGACAGGCTCGATGTTGTTTTGTATTCAAAGTTAGGGGGGTATGAATTGGTTCGCTCTTTGAGGTGTGATCATGTTCACCATCTCGATCCTCCCTTAGAAAGTAGAGAGATGTTTTTATATGTCCACAAGGCTCATCAATGGCTAGCAGTGCCTGTGGCCGAGGCCTTGCGGGAGATGAAGCGTGATGGGACTTATGATCGAATCGTTCGCAATACGACTGGATATCTGCGTTAG
- a CDS encoding omptin family outer membrane protease: MNNKKYHPEQLDYRYRDFLVSGRIAASKWAWAKDEDHHVNTKTVFKDYFNHIAYVTYGAEISYLINDNFSVSLNIDAQQYERTKGDTQMNAPGGYEEFDTGAGIEHYSWMSGLSVEYRF, from the coding sequence TTGAATAATAAAAAATACCATCCAGAGCAATTGGACTATCGTTATCGAGACTTTCTTGTCAGCGGGCGCATCGCCGCAAGCAAATGGGCCTGGGCCAAGGACGAAGACCATCACGTCAATACAAAAACGGTATTCAAGGATTATTTCAATCACATTGCCTACGTCACTTACGGGGCGGAGATTTCTTACCTTATTAACGACAATTTTTCCGTCTCCCTGAACATTGACGCCCAACAGTATGAACGCACCAAAGGAGACACCCAGATGAACGCCCCTGGTGGCTATGAAGAATTCGACACCGGGGCTGGCATCGAACACTATTCGTGGATGTCAGGATTATCAGTGGAGTACAGATTCTAG
- a CDS encoding B12-binding domain-containing radical SAM protein translates to MKALLVYPTYPDTFWSFKSVLPFVSKKAAFPPLGLLTIAAMLPKTWEIRLVDTNVAPLGDVDLEWAELVLVSAMLVQVPSAQDIVRRAKRAGKIVIVGGPAFNAQRERFSGVDHFVLGEAETVLPDFLKDFELGVAKAVYESTERPDLDSTPFPVWELLNFKDYVSMSVQYSRGCPFDCEFCDIVAMNGRGSRVKSPEHMLQELQGLYDAGWRDSVFIVDDNFIGNIVNVKDFLPKLAGWQKQRNYPFKLMTEASVNLAQDSELLRMMSDANFHKVFIGIETPSVESLKECGKKQNVATDFGSAVREIQQHGMQVMGGFIVGFDSDTSTIFEQQVRFIQDIGVVTAMIGVLNALPRTRLWRRLKSEGRLLDGLSGENTDACLNFIPAMGREVLLEGYKEVVSILYSSKEYYARISKFLSSYAPLSRGRLFRTDIQAFMKSMWAIGVVSHSRFFYWKLIFKTLLTKPKALPVVVELAILGLHFERVARRIVAV, encoded by the coding sequence ATGAAAGCACTTCTGGTCTATCCGACGTATCCCGATACCTTTTGGAGTTTCAAAAGCGTATTGCCGTTTGTTTCCAAAAAGGCGGCTTTTCCGCCGCTTGGATTACTTACCATTGCCGCTATGCTCCCTAAAACATGGGAGATACGGCTGGTGGATACAAATGTTGCGCCCCTTGGCGATGTCGACCTTGAGTGGGCAGAGCTTGTCTTGGTCAGTGCTATGCTTGTGCAGGTCCCCAGTGCGCAAGATATTGTTAGGCGGGCAAAGAGGGCGGGCAAAATTGTGATAGTCGGGGGGCCAGCTTTCAACGCTCAGCGGGAGCGATTTTCAGGGGTCGACCACTTTGTGTTGGGGGAGGCTGAAACCGTATTGCCCGATTTTTTGAAAGACTTTGAACTCGGTGTAGCCAAAGCCGTCTATGAATCCACCGAGCGGCCAGATCTCGACTCCACGCCTTTTCCTGTCTGGGAGCTGCTGAACTTCAAGGATTATGTCTCAATGTCTGTGCAATACTCGCGTGGTTGCCCTTTTGACTGTGAGTTTTGCGACATAGTGGCCATGAACGGGCGAGGTTCGCGTGTGAAGAGTCCCGAGCATATGTTGCAGGAGTTACAAGGCCTGTACGATGCCGGATGGAGGGATTCTGTTTTTATTGTTGATGACAACTTCATCGGCAACATTGTTAACGTGAAAGATTTTCTGCCGAAGCTTGCTGGTTGGCAGAAGCAGCGGAACTATCCTTTCAAGCTTATGACTGAAGCAAGCGTTAATCTGGCGCAGGATTCTGAACTCCTGCGGATGATGAGTGATGCAAACTTTCATAAGGTGTTTATCGGGATCGAGACGCCTTCGGTGGAGAGTTTGAAGGAGTGTGGAAAAAAGCAGAATGTGGCCACGGATTTCGGATCTGCTGTCAGGGAAATACAGCAACATGGGATGCAGGTCATGGGTGGTTTTATCGTTGGCTTTGACAGTGATACGTCAACCATTTTTGAGCAGCAGGTACGCTTTATTCAAGATATAGGTGTTGTTACGGCCATGATTGGAGTCCTCAATGCGCTGCCTCGTACTAGGCTCTGGCGTCGGCTTAAATCTGAAGGACGTCTGTTGGACGGCCTGAGTGGGGAGAATACGGATGCCTGCTTGAATTTTATACCCGCCATGGGGCGTGAGGTGCTTCTTGAAGGGTATAAGGAGGTGGTTAGTATTCTCTACTCTTCCAAAGAATACTACGCTCGAATCAGTAAGTTTTTATCGTCATATGCACCACTGTCACGAGGCAGGCTTTTTCGTACCGATATTCAAGCCTTCATGAAAAGCATGTGGGCCATTGGGGTTGTTTCTCATTCTCGCTTTTTCTATTGGAAGCTAATTTTCAAAACCCTTTTGACAAAACCGAAGGCGCTTCCTGTCGTCGTGGAGCTTGCCATTCTCGGTTTGCACTTCGAGCGCGTGGCTCGTCGTATTGTTGCCGTATGA
- a CDS encoding HEAT repeat domain-containing protein produces MQDCKSIHEMLRAGGETEDIREAAYLAGEQRCEEAVPALAELLSTGNLGIQEAADQALRKIGGKSTVAAVIPLLRSDDAPARNLGMDILRAVGVQDLPALIELMRDEDDDVRIFVSDILGSTDSVASVAPLGEALLKDPEVNVRYQAAVSLGSLGHKESAKYLNQALGDEEWIQFAVIEALSKVRDDSSVDALAKAMTKSSDLVASMIVEALGEMGNVKAVTMLLRQLDKSPTALRNKIVKAIVQILGGKSLTMLSENEREKFRQYLLVALHDEEVDIQDAAILGLGFVGGEKASREVLAIAADMDYDNDHDRMERSVESLVNIGLTEALKNGLSEGSYKTARLAVEALSRLGEEGIPQLLMSSFWDKERDLQRDIVSALSVCAGDEATSFFVEVLGKHNDGTVLKNALAYLGGLSDEALGETLFSFLEHPYDDVKEAALDACVAIGGSDMSKRFTELFKSPDPVHRLMAVYAMGKLGVQEHMNDIKAALEDEVPDIRKVALEAFTGMCMELSEWMPVIQSRLSDENREVRLTVVELMGQCPETEVLEYLKQALQDSDDWVRVRAVEALGARRSPDAVPELVHLMNSGSTLLALKAVEALGEIGGKVAFRSLLELVNSDDPELQAATEEALARIQETEGGDL; encoded by the coding sequence ATGCAGGATTGCAAGAGCATTCATGAGATGTTGCGCGCCGGGGGGGAGACCGAGGATATCCGCGAGGCAGCATACCTTGCGGGGGAACAGCGTTGTGAAGAGGCTGTTCCCGCCCTTGCCGAGTTGTTATCCACCGGAAATCTGGGAATCCAGGAAGCTGCTGATCAGGCGCTGCGCAAGATCGGTGGCAAGTCCACCGTGGCCGCCGTTATTCCACTATTGCGTTCCGATGATGCCCCTGCCCGCAATCTGGGCATGGACATCCTCCGAGCCGTGGGCGTGCAGGACCTGCCCGCTCTCATCGAACTGATGCGTGATGAAGACGATGATGTGCGTATCTTTGTTTCCGATATTCTTGGCTCTACGGATAGTGTGGCCTCTGTCGCCCCTTTGGGCGAAGCCTTGTTGAAGGACCCGGAAGTCAATGTCCGTTATCAGGCGGCAGTGTCTTTGGGCAGTCTGGGCCACAAGGAAAGCGCGAAGTACCTGAACCAGGCTCTGGGTGACGAGGAATGGATTCAGTTTGCCGTCATCGAAGCATTGTCCAAGGTGCGCGATGATAGTTCCGTGGACGCTTTGGCCAAAGCCATGACCAAGAGTTCCGATCTTGTGGCCTCCATGATTGTCGAGGCCCTGGGTGAGATGGGCAACGTCAAGGCCGTGACCATGCTGCTCAGGCAGCTCGACAAGTCTCCCACCGCTCTGCGTAACAAGATTGTCAAGGCTATCGTCCAGATTTTGGGTGGTAAATCCCTGACCATGCTCTCCGAGAACGAACGCGAGAAATTTCGTCAATATCTATTGGTCGCCTTGCACGATGAAGAGGTGGATATTCAGGACGCGGCAATCCTCGGTTTGGGGTTTGTGGGTGGCGAGAAAGCCTCTCGCGAGGTCCTCGCGATTGCCGCTGATATGGACTACGACAACGATCATGACCGCATGGAGCGGTCCGTGGAATCACTGGTCAATATCGGCCTGACCGAGGCCCTCAAGAATGGGCTTTCCGAAGGTTCCTACAAGACTGCACGTCTGGCCGTGGAGGCTCTTTCCCGCCTGGGAGAAGAAGGCATTCCCCAGTTGCTCATGAGCTCATTCTGGGACAAGGAGCGGGATCTGCAACGCGACATCGTTTCGGCCCTGTCTGTTTGCGCCGGGGATGAGGCGACCAGCTTTTTCGTGGAAGTGCTGGGCAAGCACAACGACGGGACCGTGCTTAAAAATGCGTTGGCCTACCTGGGGGGGCTCAGCGATGAGGCTCTGGGTGAGACGTTGTTCTCATTTCTGGAGCACCCCTATGACGACGTCAAGGAAGCCGCTCTGGATGCCTGCGTGGCCATTGGCGGCTCCGACATGAGCAAGCGCTTTACGGAATTATTCAAGAGCCCGGACCCGGTGCATCGTCTGATGGCAGTCTATGCCATGGGCAAACTTGGTGTTCAGGAACACATGAATGACATCAAGGCGGCCCTGGAGGACGAGGTCCCCGACATTCGCAAAGTGGCACTTGAGGCCTTTACGGGGATGTGCATGGAGCTGAGCGAGTGGATGCCTGTGATCCAGTCGAGACTTTCGGATGAGAACCGCGAGGTGCGCCTGACCGTGGTCGAATTGATGGGGCAGTGTCCTGAGACAGAGGTTTTGGAATATCTGAAGCAGGCGCTACAGGATTCGGACGACTGGGTCCGAGTGCGTGCTGTTGAGGCTCTCGGTGCGCGTCGCTCGCCGGATGCGGTGCCGGAGTTGGTGCACCTGATGAATTCGGGCAGCACTTTGCTGGCGCTGAAGGCTGTGGAAGCCTTGGGTGAGATTGGTGGCAAGGTGGCTTTCAGGTCGCTGCTGGAACTGGTTAATTCCGATGATCCGGAGTTGCAGGCCGCTACCGAAGAGGCACTTGCAAGAATTCAGGAAACCGAGGGAGGAGATCTCTAA
- a CDS encoding DUF1611 domain-containing protein, with protein sequence MLDDKPNKIPIYKNLQEALDGKGGSIAAFIYGMAPLSGAFSSIDRDVMFYAMERNLDIVNGLHDFLTDDASFVQKAAECSVQLHDIRKQQDIKQRTTLGDHPSLSLPARAKHQASPQNLRSVSKNAT encoded by the coding sequence GTGCTCGACGATAAACCCAATAAAATCCCTATCTACAAAAATCTCCAAGAAGCTCTTGATGGAAAAGGCGGTTCGATAGCCGCGTTCATTTATGGCATGGCCCCTTTGTCAGGCGCTTTCTCTTCAATAGACCGTGATGTAATGTTTTATGCAATGGAGAGGAATCTCGACATCGTCAATGGCCTTCATGACTTCCTCACTGACGATGCATCATTCGTCCAAAAAGCAGCCGAATGCAGCGTTCAGTTGCATGACATCAGAAAACAACAAGACATCAAACAAAGAACCACCCTTGGTGATCATCCCTCTCTATCACTACCTGCACGTGCGAAACATCAAGCTAGCCCCCAGAATCTCCGAAGTGTTAGCAAAAATGCAACATAG
- a CDS encoding sulfide/dihydroorotate dehydrogenase-like FAD/NAD-binding protein produces the protein MNADKTFTILDKEQLIPGQTSKLVVSAPQIALKAKPGNFVILRIAEKGERIPLTIADTDPEAGTITMVYLVMGKSTAMLDELDKGDEILDLCGPLGKPTHISTEAGTVVCVGGGTGVAAMHHIAKGHHRAGNKVVAVIGARSKDLLLFERELGQFCDKVLIATNDGSAGVQGFVTGVLQDYLENESDIGEVVAVGPVPMMAAVAETTRPFEVKTTVSLNSIMLDGIGMCGACRVTVAGDTRFACVDGPEFDGHEVDFTELSNRLAAFKTMEQAAHDHYCKCKCDD, from the coding sequence ATGAACGCCGACAAGACCTTCACCATCCTGGATAAGGAACAGCTCATTCCCGGCCAGACCAGTAAGCTGGTCGTTAGCGCCCCACAGATCGCCCTCAAGGCCAAGCCCGGAAACTTCGTTATCCTGCGCATCGCCGAAAAGGGAGAGCGCATCCCCCTGACCATTGCGGACACAGACCCCGAAGCCGGTACCATCACCATGGTCTATCTTGTCATGGGCAAGTCCACAGCCATGCTAGATGAGCTGGACAAGGGTGACGAAATCCTCGACCTGTGTGGCCCGTTGGGTAAGCCCACCCATATCTCCACCGAAGCGGGAACCGTGGTCTGCGTGGGCGGAGGCACTGGAGTTGCCGCCATGCACCATATCGCCAAAGGGCACCACCGGGCAGGCAACAAGGTTGTGGCGGTCATTGGCGCACGCAGCAAGGATCTGCTGCTGTTCGAGCGTGAGTTGGGCCAGTTCTGCGACAAAGTACTCATTGCGACCAACGACGGTAGTGCTGGGGTCCAGGGCTTCGTCACCGGTGTCCTGCAAGACTACCTGGAAAACGAGAGTGACATCGGTGAAGTCGTCGCGGTGGGTCCCGTGCCCATGATGGCTGCGGTGGCGGAAACCACCCGGCCTTTCGAGGTAAAAACTACAGTGAGCCTGAACTCCATCATGCTGGATGGCATCGGCATGTGTGGCGCCTGCCGGGTGACTGTGGCTGGCGACACTCGTTTTGCCTGCGTGGACGGACCCGAGTTCGATGGGCACGAAGTTGACTTCACGGAACTTTCCAACCGCCTCGCGGCCTTCAAGACCATGGAGCAGGCGGCTCACGATCATTACTGCAAGTGCAAGTGCGATGACTGA
- a CDS encoding RNA recognition motif domain-containing protein codes for MSKNLYVGNLSWTCTEDEVRTAFEAYGEVTSVKLIEDRETGRPRGFGFIEMDDSGARQAIEALDGTDFGGRNIKVNEAKAREERPRW; via the coding sequence ATGTCTAAGAATCTTTATGTCGGCAATCTGTCCTGGACCTGTACTGAAGACGAAGTGCGTACAGCTTTCGAAGCATATGGCGAAGTCACTTCCGTCAAACTGATCGAGGATCGTGAAACCGGTCGCCCCCGTGGCTTCGGTTTTATTGAAATGGATGACAGCGGTGCCCGCCAAGCCATCGAAGCCCTCGACGGTACAGATTTCGGCGGCCGTAATATCAAGGTCAACGAAGCCAAGGCACGTGAAGAACGCCCTCGCTGGTAG